In the Pseudoalteromonas undina genome, one interval contains:
- a CDS encoding DUF2987 domain-containing protein, with amino-acid sequence MNKPLLKLVTASFLAVAASSAVAKEFVMSYDGFYDRLKVVNKGDFQYARVNFYISDIGTNEVCSIKNGTILTEKNEYPLNYTDKAQLLLPFDKQLDTDKAVIVVQPKNPVHDCQLKLQIEAKELDGLALSKQSLLVINNELEELLTDLSGFFVSKLMWFLLPEQKGVVVTFKTPKQFDDERITCEKSVCYFEVTDSWEENTTVLADINEVVKVTPWISK; translated from the coding sequence ATGAATAAGCCGTTATTAAAATTAGTTACAGCCAGCTTTTTAGCAGTAGCAGCTAGTAGTGCCGTTGCTAAAGAATTTGTGATGTCGTATGACGGTTTTTACGACCGTTTAAAAGTGGTAAACAAAGGGGACTTTCAGTACGCCCGCGTAAACTTTTATATTAGCGATATTGGTACTAACGAAGTTTGTAGTATTAAAAACGGTACTATTTTAACTGAAAAAAATGAGTACCCGCTTAATTATACCGACAAAGCGCAATTGCTATTACCGTTCGATAAACAGCTAGATACCGACAAAGCGGTGATTGTAGTTCAGCCAAAAAACCCGGTTCACGACTGTCAGTTAAAGCTACAAATAGAAGCTAAGGAACTAGATGGACTGGCGTTATCAAAGCAATCGTTATTGGTTATTAATAATGAGCTTGAAGAGCTATTAACAGACCTATCTGGCTTTTTTGTTAGCAAACTAATGTGGTTTTTATTACCTGAACAAAAAGGCGTGGTTGTTACCTTTAAAACTCCTAAGCAATTTGATGATGAGCGCATAACGTGCGAAAAGTCAGTGTGTTATTTTGAAGTAACCGATAGCTGGGAAGAAAATACAACCGTATTAGCTGATATTAACGAGGTTGTTAAAGTAACGCCTTGGATAAGTAAGTAA
- a CDS encoding anti-phage deoxyguanosine triphosphatase, translating into MDKQWQNRIIEQYKHRPNDNRSPWQIDRSRIIHAAAFRRLQAKTQIMGIGLNDFYRTRLTHSLEVSQIGTGILRHLKVQHPSFEHFPSTGLLETLCLAHDIGHPPFGHGGEIALNYMMRDHGGFEGNAQTLRIVAKLEPYSNGYGMNLTRRTLLGFIKYPAFIDNLWHNIPQENKQRAFIKADDWRPAKGIYNDDAAIFNWIIEPLSASDKALLSSQEHADAYRAKTLYKSLDSAIMELADDIAYAVHDLEDAIATDVLSLDDWLTHALPHLQALDYDWLNTLLESLSKRLFSKYEHERKDAIGELVNTFIIHIHLDTQNDEFECPILKHTAKLDQQYENVLQILKHFVFQRLIRDPQMQQIEFKGQNLLIELFTAFASDPLRLLPETTQALYLEAEKHNQGMRIICDYLSGMSDEYAYKTYQRLFSPIQ; encoded by the coding sequence ATGGATAAACAGTGGCAAAATAGAATAATTGAACAATATAAGCACCGCCCTAACGATAACCGCTCTCCTTGGCAAATCGACCGCTCACGAATCATTCATGCTGCTGCATTTAGGCGCCTTCAAGCTAAAACCCAAATAATGGGTATTGGCTTAAACGACTTTTACCGTACACGCCTTACCCATTCATTAGAAGTCTCGCAAATAGGCACCGGCATATTACGCCATTTAAAGGTCCAACATCCAAGCTTTGAACATTTTCCATCTACTGGATTGCTCGAAACCTTATGTTTAGCCCACGATATAGGCCATCCACCGTTTGGGCATGGTGGCGAAATTGCACTTAACTATATGATGCGTGATCATGGTGGTTTTGAGGGTAACGCACAAACACTGCGCATTGTGGCAAAGCTAGAGCCCTATAGTAACGGCTACGGCATGAACTTAACTAGACGCACCTTGTTAGGATTTATTAAGTACCCAGCTTTTATTGATAACCTTTGGCATAACATCCCACAAGAAAATAAACAGCGTGCGTTTATAAAAGCCGATGACTGGCGACCAGCCAAAGGTATTTACAATGACGATGCCGCGATATTTAATTGGATTATTGAGCCTCTTAGCGCAAGTGATAAAGCGTTATTATCTAGCCAAGAACACGCAGATGCTTATCGCGCTAAAACCCTTTATAAATCACTCGACAGTGCCATTATGGAACTGGCTGATGACATTGCATATGCCGTTCACGACCTTGAAGATGCCATAGCTACCGATGTGCTCAGTTTAGACGATTGGCTAACCCATGCATTACCTCATTTACAAGCACTTGACTATGACTGGTTAAACACTTTGCTGGAATCACTCTCCAAGCGGTTATTTTCAAAGTATGAGCATGAGCGAAAAGACGCCATAGGCGAACTGGTGAATACCTTTATTATTCATATTCATTTAGATACCCAAAACGATGAATTTGAGTGCCCTATTTTAAAGCACACCGCAAAATTAGATCAGCAATACGAAAATGTGCTACAGATCCTCAAACACTTTGTATTTCAGCGTTTAATACGCGACCCACAAATGCAGCAAATAGAATTTAAAGGGCAAAACCTACTCATAGAATTATTTACTGCGTTTGCCAGCGATCCGCTGCGCTTATTACCCGAAACCACGCAGGCACTGTACCTTGAAGCTGAAAAACACAATCAAGGTATGCGTATTATTTGTGACTATTTAAGCGGTATGAGCGACGAATACGCTTATAAAACCTATCAACGGTTGTTCTCCCCCATACAATAA
- a CDS encoding TIGR01777 family oxidoreductase, whose protein sequence is MHIFFTGATGLIGRHLCPFLLHHHDVTVLSRNPTKAKVLLGHQINAVDSLEDVDFNTVDVVINLAGEPIVNKRWSDKQKAVIRDSRIIVTQAISDAIKQCHTPPHTFISGSAIGYYGRQGDTLVDENNTEPHDEFSHQLCKDWEQAALKAESDETRVCLLRTGIVLAKKGGALGKMLPAFKLCVGGPIGNGEQGMSWIHIDDMVQLILFLIRNKEISGAVNATAPEPLSNKQFSQSLAKALSRPAFMPMPAGVLNILMGEMADLLTTGQYVVPKKALDHNYRFHFTKIDAALESLV, encoded by the coding sequence ATGCATATATTTTTTACTGGCGCCACAGGCTTAATTGGTAGGCACCTTTGCCCTTTCTTGTTGCACCACCACGATGTTACTGTACTGAGCAGAAACCCAACCAAAGCAAAAGTATTGTTAGGGCACCAGATAAATGCAGTTGATAGCCTTGAAGATGTTGATTTTAATACCGTTGACGTTGTTATTAACTTAGCCGGTGAGCCTATTGTAAATAAACGTTGGAGCGACAAACAAAAGGCAGTCATTCGCGATAGCCGAATCATTGTTACGCAAGCGATTAGTGATGCTATTAAGCAGTGCCATACCCCACCACATACCTTTATATCTGGCAGTGCAATTGGTTATTATGGTCGACAAGGCGACACTCTGGTTGATGAAAACAATACAGAGCCTCATGATGAATTTAGCCACCAACTGTGCAAAGATTGGGAGCAAGCAGCTTTAAAGGCTGAGTCTGACGAAACTCGAGTGTGCTTATTACGTACCGGTATTGTATTGGCTAAAAAAGGCGGCGCGCTTGGTAAAATGTTACCAGCATTTAAGCTTTGCGTAGGTGGTCCAATTGGCAATGGTGAGCAAGGTATGTCGTGGATCCATATAGATGACATGGTTCAGCTCATTTTATTTTTAATTCGCAATAAAGAAATATCAGGAGCTGTTAATGCCACAGCTCCTGAGCCCCTAAGCAATAAGCAGTTTAGCCAATCACTCGCAAAAGCATTGTCACGCCCTGCGTTTATGCCTATGCCTGCTGGGGTGCTTAATATATTAATGGGTGAAATGGCCGACTTACTTACTACCGGCCAGTATGTGGTACCTAAAAAAGCATTAGACCATAACTATCGTTTTCACTTTACTAAAATTGACGCTGCATTAGAAAGTTTAGTCTAG
- a CDS encoding GGDEF domain-containing protein has translation MLHLPTLISLCFILNLFIAVFFFSVYRYKKQPCYLFFATACCSFITAIALIGLRDFIEFPLLTHFFAYVFIILSPLLVILGLIPQSQAPAIKLTPLYYACAMCCTLLLAVYLIDAGQIITSIITAVLFSYAAYLMIKTPSVAVVQQRLLVACFTIHSVVMLLQVVLLVLLYSSQISQASLAFGLQLLLVTHLFLTTATALILPFIKFANAESRLINLANHDPLTQLLNRRGFFRLCKKITKTAPLNSRVSLIMLDIDLFKQVNDQYGHETGDEAIKWIAQHINELFFELGVTARIGGEEFAIFLNQQNLAQARLLAQKLCSSINEYPFYFNGNSIALSVSAGISSMLVRELNMQALLLQADKRLYLAKETGRNKVVTHDEKSLLTKAPTAII, from the coding sequence ATGCTTCATTTACCTACATTAATTAGCCTCTGTTTTATTCTTAACTTGTTTATTGCTGTGTTCTTTTTTTCTGTTTATAGATACAAAAAACAACCTTGCTATTTATTTTTTGCTACCGCCTGTTGCTCGTTTATTACCGCAATTGCACTAATTGGTTTAAGAGATTTTATTGAGTTTCCATTATTAACCCACTTTTTTGCTTACGTTTTTATTATTTTAAGTCCATTACTCGTTATTTTAGGGTTAATACCACAAAGCCAAGCACCCGCGATAAAATTAACACCTTTATACTATGCTTGTGCCATGTGCTGTACGCTTTTACTTGCAGTGTACCTTATAGATGCAGGGCAAATTATTACCAGCATTATTACTGCTGTATTATTTAGTTACGCTGCGTATTTAATGATTAAAACTCCAAGTGTTGCAGTAGTCCAACAACGCTTACTCGTTGCCTGTTTTACAATCCACAGTGTGGTGATGCTGTTGCAAGTTGTACTCCTTGTTTTGCTCTACTCAAGCCAAATCAGTCAAGCCAGCTTAGCTTTTGGATTACAGCTGTTATTGGTAACGCATTTATTTTTAACTACCGCTACTGCGCTAATTTTACCGTTTATTAAGTTTGCTAATGCTGAGTCTAGACTGATCAATCTAGCGAATCACGATCCGTTAACGCAGCTTTTAAACAGGCGTGGATTTTTCCGTTTATGTAAAAAAATAACTAAAACCGCGCCTCTTAACAGCAGAGTATCGTTGATCATGCTCGATATAGACCTATTTAAACAAGTGAACGACCAATACGGTCATGAAACCGGGGATGAAGCGATAAAGTGGATTGCACAACATATTAACGAATTGTTTTTTGAGCTTGGAGTTACTGCTCGGATTGGTGGAGAAGAGTTTGCTATTTTTCTTAATCAACAGAACTTAGCGCAAGCTAGGCTGTTAGCTCAAAAGCTTTGCAGTAGTATTAATGAATACCCGTTTTATTTTAATGGTAATAGCATTGCACTGTCTGTAAGTGCTGGAATAAGTAGCATGTTAGTGCGCGAGCTAAATATGCAAGCACTGTTGTTACAAGCCGACAAACGCCTTTATCTTGCCAAAGAAACAGGCCGAAATAAAGTGGTCACCCATGATGAAAAAAGCTTATTAACCAAAGCTCCCACTGCCATCATTTAA
- a CDS encoding AI-2E family transporter codes for MASLTGVNKSLIIFAALVIVLAGIKAASAIVIPFILAAFIAIICSPLINFFARYRIPKGIAVVLVVLIIMGLGVSLGGLVGQSVNDFSKQLPEYKAQLKEEFVWLVDVASQYNILINKEQILSMFDPGKMVDVATNMLTGLGSVMANMFLIILTVVFMLFEGPILGKKIHLALDDPDSKIKQIDRFLDSINSYLAIKTLVSLATGVIAGFYLWILDVDYFVLWGVLAFMLNYIPNIGSIIAAVPALLLALITQGPLVAGLVGAGYLTINTVMGNIVEPKYMGKGLGLSTLVVFLSLIFWGWLLGSVGMLLSVPLTMIVKIALEASDEGRWLATMLGTGEETVIKSED; via the coding sequence TTGGCAAGTTTAACTGGGGTAAATAAAAGCTTAATAATTTTTGCCGCTTTGGTCATTGTGCTAGCGGGTATTAAAGCCGCAAGCGCTATTGTTATTCCGTTTATTTTGGCAGCATTTATAGCCATAATTTGTAGCCCACTTATTAACTTTTTTGCTCGTTACCGTATTCCAAAAGGCATAGCGGTAGTGCTTGTGGTGCTTATTATTATGGGCTTAGGCGTTAGCTTAGGCGGTTTAGTAGGGCAGTCGGTTAACGATTTTTCAAAACAGTTACCTGAATATAAAGCACAATTAAAAGAAGAATTTGTATGGTTGGTTGATGTGGCCTCGCAATACAATATCTTAATTAATAAAGAACAAATTTTGTCTATGTTTGACCCTGGCAAAATGGTTGATGTTGCCACCAATATGCTAACGGGTTTAGGTAGCGTAATGGCCAATATGTTTTTAATTATTTTAACGGTTGTTTTTATGCTGTTTGAAGGGCCGATACTTGGAAAAAAAATTCATTTAGCACTGGACGATCCCGACAGCAAAATCAAGCAAATTGACCGTTTTTTAGACTCTATTAACTCTTATTTAGCTATTAAAACCTTAGTGAGTTTAGCCACTGGTGTAATTGCTGGTTTTTACCTGTGGATACTCGATGTTGATTATTTTGTACTATGGGGCGTATTGGCATTTATGCTTAATTACATTCCTAACATTGGTTCAATCATAGCGGCTGTGCCAGCACTGTTACTGGCGCTTATTACTCAAGGCCCTTTAGTGGCAGGGCTTGTTGGCGCGGGTTATTTAACTATAAACACCGTAATGGGTAATATTGTTGAGCCAAAATACATGGGCAAAGGCCTCGGGCTTTCTACCTTAGTGGTGTTTTTATCGTTAATATTTTGGGGCTGGTTATTAGGCTCTGTAGGTATGTTGTTGTCAGTGCCGCTAACCATGATTGTAAAAATAGCGCTAGAAGCCAGTGACGAAGGGCGTTGGTTAGCCACTATGCTTGGCACAGGTGAAGAAACCGTTATCAAATCAGAAGACTAA
- a CDS encoding prolyl oligopeptidase family serine peptidase — protein sequence MLKKTLTCAVVIALAGCSQPAENTTQNEVKTAMKAVNSLDYPETKKGAVVDTYFGETVADPYRWLEDDMSDETAQWVKTQNKLTFSYLEQVPYRDTLKQRLEKLMNYEKISAPFTEGDYTYFYKNDGLQNQYVLYRSKDGGEAEVFLDPNTFSEDGTTSMSGLSFSEDGSLLAYQISEGGSDWRKIIVIDTETKEQVEQALVDVKFSGVSWLANDGFYYSSYDKPEGSELSAKTDQHKVYYHKLGQDQGEDTLVFGDTAEQKHRYVGAKATKDGRFLFISASVSTSGNKLFIKDLTKPDSEFVTVVGNTDSDTSVIDNEGSKLFLVTNLNAPNKKVVTVDASNPQPENWQDFIPETENVLNVTLGGNTFFANYMVDAISKVKQYNKQGELIREISLPGVGTASGFGGKKEQTTLYYSFTNYKTPGTTYSFDVQSGESKVYRKSGIDFNSDNYTSEQVFYTSKDGTKVPMIITYKSDIKLDGSNPTILYGYGGFNISLTPRFSSTTAAWLEQGGVYAVANIRGGGEYGKEWHKAGTQLQKQNVFDDFIAAAEYLQDKKYTSKKRLALRGGSNGGLLVGAVMTQRPDLFQVALPAVGVLDMLRYHTFTAGAGWAYDYGTSDQSKEMFDYLKGYSPIHNVKAGVEYPATMITTGDHDDRVVPSHSFKFAAELQANQAGTNPTLIRIETNAGHGAGTPTSKIIDLYADMYGFTLYNMGIKSL from the coding sequence ATGCTTAAAAAAACACTGACCTGTGCGGTTGTAATCGCACTTGCGGGTTGTTCACAACCTGCAGAAAACACCACTCAAAATGAAGTAAAAACAGCTATGAAAGCAGTTAACTCACTAGATTACCCTGAAACTAAAAAAGGCGCTGTGGTTGACACTTACTTTGGTGAAACCGTGGCTGATCCGTATCGCTGGTTAGAAGATGATATGAGTGATGAAACGGCTCAATGGGTTAAAACTCAAAACAAGCTTACCTTTTCGTATTTAGAGCAAGTGCCTTACAGAGACACACTCAAACAGCGCCTTGAAAAACTCATGAACTACGAAAAAATCAGCGCGCCGTTTACTGAAGGTGATTACACTTATTTTTATAAAAATGATGGCCTGCAAAACCAGTACGTTTTATACCGCAGCAAAGACGGCGGTGAAGCTGAAGTGTTCTTAGATCCTAATACTTTTAGTGAAGATGGCACCACTTCAATGTCGGGTTTATCATTTTCAGAAGATGGTTCATTGTTAGCGTACCAAATTTCAGAAGGTGGTAGTGATTGGCGTAAAATCATTGTTATAGACACCGAGACCAAAGAGCAGGTAGAACAAGCACTAGTTGATGTTAAATTTAGTGGCGTTAGCTGGCTAGCAAATGACGGTTTTTACTATTCAAGCTACGATAAGCCAGAGGGCAGTGAGCTTTCTGCAAAAACTGATCAACATAAAGTGTATTACCATAAGTTAGGTCAAGATCAAGGCGAAGATACTTTAGTATTTGGCGATACAGCAGAACAAAAGCACCGCTATGTGGGCGCTAAAGCAACCAAAGATGGTCGTTTCTTGTTTATTAGTGCCAGCGTATCAACCTCTGGTAATAAGTTATTTATTAAAGATTTAACCAAGCCAGATAGCGAATTTGTGACTGTAGTGGGTAATACCGACTCTGATACCAGCGTAATTGACAACGAAGGCAGCAAGCTATTTTTGGTTACTAACTTAAATGCACCAAATAAAAAAGTAGTGACGGTTGATGCAAGCAATCCACAGCCTGAAAACTGGCAAGATTTTATCCCAGAAACTGAAAACGTACTTAATGTAACCCTTGGCGGTAATACGTTTTTTGCCAACTACATGGTTGATGCTATTTCAAAAGTGAAACAGTACAACAAACAAGGCGAATTGATCCGCGAAATTAGTTTACCAGGCGTCGGTACGGCGAGTGGCTTTGGCGGTAAAAAAGAGCAAACTACGCTTTATTACTCGTTTACTAACTACAAAACGCCAGGTACAACTTACAGCTTTGACGTGCAAAGCGGTGAGTCAAAAGTATACCGTAAGTCAGGGATAGATTTTAATAGCGATAACTATACCTCTGAGCAAGTATTTTATACCTCTAAAGATGGCACTAAAGTACCGATGATTATCACTTATAAAAGTGATATTAAATTAGATGGCAGCAACCCAACTATTTTATATGGCTATGGTGGCTTTAATATAAGCTTAACACCTCGCTTTAGCTCTACAACAGCAGCTTGGCTTGAGCAAGGCGGCGTATACGCAGTTGCTAATATTCGTGGTGGTGGTGAATACGGTAAAGAGTGGCATAAAGCAGGTACACAATTGCAAAAGCAAAACGTATTTGACGACTTTATTGCTGCAGCTGAATACTTACAAGATAAAAAATACACCTCTAAAAAACGCTTAGCACTGCGTGGTGGTTCAAACGGTGGGTTATTAGTGGGTGCTGTAATGACCCAGCGACCTGACTTGTTTCAAGTTGCGTTACCTGCGGTAGGCGTATTGGATATGCTTCGTTATCATACATTTACAGCTGGCGCTGGTTGGGCATACGATTACGGAACTAGCGACCAAAGTAAAGAAATGTTTGATTACTTAAAAGGCTACTCGCCAATTCATAATGTAAAAGCAGGGGTTGAATATCCGGCGACTATGATCACTACAGGCGATCATGATGACCGCGTTGTACCGTCGCATTCATTTAAATTTGCAGCTGAGCTTCAAGCGAATCAAGCGGGTACAAATCCTACACTTATTCGTATTGAAACCAATGCAGGCCATGGTGCCGGTACACCAACCAGTAAAATTATTGACCTTTATGCCGATATGTACGGTTTTACGCTTTACAACATGGGCATTAAATCACTGTAG
- a CDS encoding VOC family protein, with product MTQNNKINYIEIPAQNIAATKAFFSDVFGWSFVDYGPEYCSFAAQGVDGGFFKSDLVVATKNGSPLIVLYSNDLEATQNKIEQAGGKIIKPTFSFPGGRRFHFNDPNGNEFAVWSQ from the coding sequence ATGACTCAAAATAATAAAATTAACTATATTGAAATTCCTGCACAAAATATTGCAGCTACTAAGGCCTTTTTTAGTGACGTGTTTGGCTGGTCATTTGTAGATTATGGCCCAGAATACTGTAGCTTTGCCGCACAAGGGGTTGATGGTGGTTTCTTTAAATCTGACTTGGTTGTTGCTACTAAAAACGGAAGCCCGTTAATTGTGTTATACAGTAATGACCTTGAAGCGACTCAAAATAAAATTGAGCAAGCTGGAGGCAAAATAATTAAGCCTACATTTTCATTTCCAGGTGGTAGACGATTTCACTTTAACGACCCAAATGGAAATGAATTTGCGGTATGGTCACAGTAG
- a CDS encoding glucosaminidase domain-containing protein — protein MLKTIFQLLLAAIVIWALTLPFIDADELVSDEQTSSNDIKKEKKKEKPLHNVKLPKFSEFTDVKEKKHAFFNFIKPHVEAENKKILQQRANLEIARMMIEHSEPLSKKQAGDIKKILKSYGLPETLDTITLSQALRRVDIIPKEMALMQAANESAWGTSRFARIGLNFFGQWCYKKGCGMVPRRRNSEAEHEVAAFKSVRAAVSSYFKNINTHNAYKELRTIREDLRAQQKPILATKLTYGLMSYSERGEAYIEELNTMINQNRAYFNE, from the coding sequence ATGTTAAAAACTATTTTTCAGTTGTTGTTAGCCGCCATTGTTATTTGGGCGTTGACCCTTCCGTTTATTGATGCTGATGAACTAGTATCAGACGAGCAAACCAGCTCTAACGACATTAAAAAAGAGAAGAAAAAAGAAAAACCATTGCACAACGTTAAGTTGCCAAAGTTCTCAGAATTCACTGATGTGAAAGAGAAAAAACATGCGTTTTTTAACTTTATTAAGCCTCATGTAGAAGCCGAAAACAAAAAGATTTTACAGCAACGTGCAAACCTTGAAATTGCACGCATGATGATAGAGCACAGTGAACCGCTTAGTAAAAAACAAGCGGGCGACATAAAAAAAATACTTAAGTCGTACGGATTACCTGAAACGTTAGATACCATCACCTTAAGCCAAGCACTGCGCCGAGTAGACATCATTCCTAAAGAGATGGCCTTAATGCAGGCAGCCAATGAGTCTGCATGGGGCACTTCACGTTTTGCACGAATCGGCTTAAACTTTTTTGGCCAATGGTGCTACAAAAAAGGCTGTGGCATGGTACCAAGAAGACGTAATAGTGAAGCCGAGCATGAAGTGGCTGCATTCAAATCGGTACGTGCAGCAGTAAGCTCTTATTTTAAAAATATTAATACCCACAATGCTTACAAAGAGCTACGTACTATCCGCGAAGACTTACGCGCACAACAAAAACCAATTTTAGCGACTAAATTAACGTATGGTTTAATGTCTTACTCTGAACGTGGTGAAGCGTACATTGAAGAGCTTAATACCATGATTAATCAAAACCGAGCGTACTTTAATGAATAA
- a CDS encoding flavin monoamine oxidase family protein, which translates to MHKPVVIIGGGLAGLYAAYSLKKRDIPFLLLEAKASLGGRIASHYLPTNNTIGHDLGPTWIFPHQSNIQQLVAALNIPVFEQYTRGDVLYQASQIAPAQQIAGAGEMQLFRIQNGMDELINALYQQLEPNTVKLEHAVSEVKKLSDGWHICANYQGSTQHYTCDQLLLALPPRMISQHLTPHLWANNVLTQRLASVPTWMAGQAKFVATFENAFWRDKNLSGQCFSRVGPLVEVHDASASEHSHPALFGFVGVPYLQRSKVTREQLTQACLDQLSYFYGEQAYTAKSCIIKDWAEDEFVANKDDQIGMSQHPEFNFSGLSEQLKQLQVHFVGSEFAQQEAGYLEGAINAVDSALANLIDA; encoded by the coding sequence ATGCATAAACCTGTAGTTATTATTGGTGGTGGCTTAGCGGGCTTATATGCTGCTTACAGCCTTAAAAAACGTGATATTCCGTTTTTATTATTAGAGGCCAAAGCCAGTTTAGGTGGCAGAATTGCGTCTCATTATTTACCGACCAACAACACCATTGGCCACGATTTAGGCCCTACCTGGATATTTCCGCATCAGTCTAATATTCAACAGTTAGTTGCCGCTTTAAACATCCCTGTGTTTGAGCAATACACCCGTGGCGATGTGCTGTATCAAGCATCACAAATCGCTCCTGCACAGCAAATTGCAGGGGCTGGCGAAATGCAGTTATTTAGAATACAAAACGGCATGGATGAGCTTATCAATGCGCTTTATCAGCAGCTTGAGCCAAATACCGTTAAATTAGAGCACGCTGTTAGCGAAGTAAAAAAGCTCTCCGATGGCTGGCATATATGCGCTAATTACCAAGGGAGTACGCAACACTATACTTGCGATCAGTTACTGTTGGCGTTACCCCCTAGAATGATCAGCCAGCATTTAACCCCGCATTTATGGGCTAATAATGTTTTAACACAGCGTTTAGCGTCGGTGCCTACGTGGATGGCAGGCCAAGCAAAGTTTGTTGCCACCTTTGAAAACGCCTTTTGGCGAGATAAAAATTTATCGGGGCAATGTTTTAGCCGTGTAGGCCCATTGGTAGAAGTTCATGATGCGTCCGCAAGTGAGCATTCTCACCCTGCTTTGTTTGGCTTTGTTGGCGTGCCTTACTTGCAGCGCAGTAAAGTGACGAGAGAACAATTAACCCAAGCTTGCCTTGATCAGCTCAGCTATTTTTACGGTGAGCAAGCCTATACAGCGAAAAGCTGCATTATAAAGGATTGGGCTGAGGATGAATTTGTTGCCAACAAAGATGACCAAATAGGTATGTCGCAGCATCCTGAATTCAATTTTTCAGGGCTTAGCGAGCAGCTTAAACAGTTACAAGTGCATTTTGTGGGAAGTGAGTTTGCACAGCAAGAAGCTGGCTATTTAGAGGGGGCTATAAACGCTGTAGATAGCGCCTTAGCTAATTTAATAGATGCTTAG